In Fictibacillus halophilus, a single genomic region encodes these proteins:
- the gatB gene encoding Asp-tRNA(Asn)/Glu-tRNA(Gln) amidotransferase subunit GatB — translation MSEFETIIGLEVHVELKTNTKIFCGCSTNFGAPPNTNVCPICLGHPGVLPVVNHQAVDFAMRAALALNCEINRETKFDRKNYFYPDNPKAYQVSQFDKPIGEHGWIEIEVGGNKKKIGITRIHMEEDAGKLTHTADGSLVDLNRQGTPLVEIVSEPDIRTPEEAYAYLEKLKAIIQYTGVSDCKMEEGSLRCDANISIRPVGQEKFGTKAELKNLNSFAFVQKGLEHEEKRQREVVSAGGEILQETRRYDEATKTTILMRVKEGSDDYRYFPEPDLVSIFIDEEWMDRVKSDIPELPDARQKRYVGDFGLPEYDAKVLTMTKEMADFFEATITAGADAKQASNWIMGEVSAYLNNENKELDQTALTAEGLAGMIKLIADGTISNKIAKTVFKELIENGGDAEKIVKEKGLVQISDEGAIREIVVKILDANEQSVADYKDGKEKAVGFLVGQVMKETKGKANPPLVNKLIVEELKKR, via the coding sequence ATGAGCGAATTTGAAACGATAATTGGATTAGAAGTACACGTTGAATTAAAAACGAACACTAAGATTTTCTGTGGCTGTTCTACAAACTTTGGTGCACCGCCAAACACGAATGTGTGTCCGATCTGTTTAGGACATCCTGGCGTGTTGCCTGTTGTGAACCATCAAGCTGTAGATTTTGCGATGCGTGCAGCACTTGCGCTTAACTGCGAAATCAATAGAGAAACAAAATTTGACCGCAAGAACTACTTTTATCCAGATAATCCGAAAGCCTACCAAGTGTCACAGTTTGATAAGCCGATCGGTGAACATGGCTGGATCGAGATCGAAGTGGGCGGAAACAAAAAGAAAATCGGCATCACGCGTATCCATATGGAAGAGGATGCAGGTAAGCTGACGCATACAGCAGACGGATCGCTTGTCGATTTGAACCGTCAAGGAACGCCTCTTGTTGAAATCGTATCTGAGCCGGATATTCGTACGCCAGAAGAAGCTTATGCGTATTTAGAAAAGCTTAAAGCGATCATTCAATATACAGGTGTATCTGACTGTAAGATGGAAGAAGGTTCATTGCGCTGTGACGCGAACATCTCAATTCGTCCAGTAGGTCAAGAGAAGTTTGGAACAAAAGCAGAGCTCAAGAACTTAAACTCGTTTGCTTTCGTACAAAAAGGGTTAGAGCATGAAGAGAAGCGTCAGCGTGAAGTGGTTTCAGCTGGAGGAGAGATTCTTCAAGAGACTCGCCGATATGATGAAGCGACGAAAACGACAATCCTGATGCGTGTAAAAGAAGGATCTGACGACTATCGCTACTTCCCAGAGCCTGACCTCGTATCCATTTTTATCGATGAAGAGTGGATGGATCGTGTGAAATCGGACATTCCGGAGCTACCCGATGCTCGTCAAAAGCGTTATGTAGGTGACTTCGGTCTACCTGAATATGACGCGAAAGTATTAACGATGACAAAAGAGATGGCTGATTTCTTCGAAGCGACAATTACAGCAGGTGCAGATGCGAAGCAAGCTTCCAACTGGATCATGGGTGAAGTGAGCGCGTACTTAAATAATGAAAACAAAGAGCTCGATCAAACGGCTCTAACAGCTGAAGGTCTTGCTGGTATGATTAAGCTGATCGCTGACGGAACGATCTCTAACAAGATCGCGAAGACGGTCTTCAAAGAGTTGATTGAGAACGGTGGCGACGCAGAGAAAATCGTAAAGGAAAAAGGTCTCGTGCAGATCTCAGACGAAGGAGCAATCCGCGAAATCGTCGTGAAGATCCTTGATGCGAACGAGCAATCCGTTGCGGATTATAAAGACGGAAAAGAAAAAGCAGTCGGATTCCTTGTTGGGCAAGTGATGAAAGAAACAAAAGGGAAAGCAAACCCTCCACTTGTAAACAAGCTGATTGTGGAAGAACTTAAAAAGAGATAA
- the gatA gene encoding Asp-tRNA(Asn)/Glu-tRNA(Gln) amidotransferase subunit GatA: MSILDKKISELHQLLHTKELSVTDIVDATFDRIHQVDGKVKAFLTLNEEYSRIKAKQLDEKLVSGADRGLLFGMPIGIKDNIVTKGIRTTCASRILENFEPIYDATVVERLNQADTITIGKLNMDEFAMGSSNENSGFHPTHNPWDLSCVPGGSSGASAASVAASEVLFSLGSDTGGSIRQPAAFCGVVGLKPTYGLVSRYGLVAFASSLDQIGPVTRNVEDNAYLLQAIAGNDPMDSTSAKVDIPDYLASFTGDVKGLKIAVPKEYLGEGVEPGVKERVMEALKILEGLGATWEEVSLPHSRYALATYYLLSSSEASANLSRFDGVRYGLRSDNSENLIEMYKQSRSEGFGEEVKRRIMLGTFALSSGYYDAYYKKAQKVRTLIKEDFTNIFEKYDVIIGPTTPSASFKCGSMTKDPLTMYMNDILTIPVNLAGVPAISVPCGFSDGLPIGLQIIGKHFDESTIYRVAHAFEQATDHHTEKPKL; the protein is encoded by the coding sequence ATGTCGATTTTAGATAAAAAGATCTCAGAACTGCATCAGTTATTACATACAAAAGAATTGAGTGTAACTGACATTGTGGATGCGACGTTTGACCGCATTCATCAAGTAGATGGTAAAGTAAAGGCGTTTTTAACCTTAAATGAAGAATACAGCCGCATTAAGGCTAAACAATTAGATGAAAAGCTCGTTTCCGGTGCTGACAGAGGACTGCTCTTTGGTATGCCGATCGGAATCAAAGATAACATCGTAACAAAAGGGATTCGTACAACATGTGCGTCTCGAATTTTAGAAAACTTCGAACCGATCTATGATGCAACCGTTGTGGAACGCTTGAATCAAGCGGACACGATCACGATCGGAAAATTGAACATGGACGAGTTTGCGATGGGCTCATCAAACGAGAACTCCGGATTCCACCCAACTCATAACCCGTGGGACCTTTCTTGTGTACCAGGAGGTTCTTCCGGTGCGTCTGCGGCATCCGTCGCAGCTAGTGAAGTACTCTTCTCACTAGGCTCTGATACAGGTGGCTCGATCCGTCAGCCTGCTGCGTTCTGTGGGGTTGTTGGATTAAAGCCGACGTACGGACTGGTTTCTCGTTACGGCTTAGTCGCGTTCGCGTCATCACTCGACCAGATCGGTCCTGTAACGCGTAACGTTGAAGACAATGCATACCTACTGCAAGCCATTGCAGGGAACGACCCGATGGATTCTACTTCTGCAAAAGTGGACATCCCAGATTACTTGGCTTCTTTTACTGGTGATGTAAAAGGACTTAAGATTGCGGTTCCAAAAGAATACCTAGGTGAAGGTGTAGAGCCTGGCGTAAAAGAGCGTGTGATGGAAGCTCTAAAAATACTTGAAGGACTTGGAGCAACATGGGAGGAAGTGTCTCTGCCGCACTCTCGTTATGCGCTTGCAACATACTACTTGCTGTCATCATCTGAAGCTTCTGCTAACCTTTCACGTTTTGATGGCGTTCGTTACGGACTGCGTTCAGATAACAGCGAGAACTTGATCGAGATGTACAAGCAGTCTAGAAGCGAAGGGTTTGGTGAGGAAGTAAAACGCCGCATCATGCTTGGAACGTTCGCGTTAAGCTCTGGATACTACGATGCTTATTATAAAAAAGCACAAAAAGTTCGTACGCTGATTAAAGAAGACTTTACGAACATTTTTGAAAAATATGATGTGATCATCGGGCCGACAACGCCATCTGCATCGTTTAAATGTGGATCTATGACGAAAGATCCTTTAACGATGTACATGAACGATATTCTAACAATTCCGGTTAACTTAGCAGGTGTGCCTGCGATCTCTGTACCTTGTGGATTCTCAGATGGACTGCCGATCGGACTTCAGATCATCGGTAAGCATTTTGACGAGAGCACGATTTATCGCGTAGCACATGCGTTTGAACAAGCAACAGATCATCACACAGAAAAGCCGAAGCTGTAG
- the gatC gene encoding Asp-tRNA(Asn)/Glu-tRNA(Gln) amidotransferase subunit GatC codes for MSRISKDQVKHVAHLARLAVTEEEAEMLTEQLDKIIGFAEELNELDTDNVEPTTHVLELKNILRKDEVRNSVSVDEAMKNAPSERDGQFKVPNILE; via the coding sequence TTGTCTCGAATTTCGAAAGATCAAGTGAAGCACGTGGCGCATTTAGCCAGGTTAGCGGTTACGGAGGAAGAAGCCGAAATGCTGACTGAACAATTAGATAAGATCATCGGGTTTGCTGAAGAACTGAACGAACTCGATACAGATAACGTGGAGCCGACTACACACGTTCTGGAACTGAAGAATATCCTTCGCAAAGACGAAGTGAGAAATTCTGTATCAGTTGATGAGGCGATGAAAAATGCGCCTTCAGAAAGAGATGGCCAGTTTAAAGTTCCGAACATTTTGGAGTAG
- a CDS encoding YciI family protein: MTYFAAILHMEKPELNQEFRQAHLDYLAELVTQDKVHLKGPFLDGAGGMVVYKAESLDEAKQLAEEDPYVKEGVRRLELHEWGI, translated from the coding sequence ATGACATATTTCGCAGCAATTTTACATATGGAAAAACCAGAGCTTAATCAAGAGTTCCGTCAGGCACATCTCGATTACCTAGCAGAGCTTGTGACACAAGATAAAGTTCATCTAAAAGGACCATTTTTAGACGGAGCAGGCGGTATGGTCGTTTATAAAGCGGAGTCACTAGACGAGGCGAAACAATTAGCAGAAGAAGATCCTTACGTTAAAGAAGGCGTACGTCGTTTAGAGCTTCATGAGTGGGGAATTTAA
- a CDS encoding DUF3905 domain-containing protein encodes MSKDKKQQKSVPEVDLDETLPHQISSPDFKGTGMKMEAPFVNEHGVVIGDSFYDSSNSPLNNWSTDTDPEVMAGEEWVHPTNDIGWNTNMNRDLIEKKAPPKEGMLHHPTKDSSYGKD; translated from the coding sequence ATGTCAAAAGATAAAAAGCAACAGAAGAGTGTTCCTGAAGTCGATCTGGATGAAACGCTGCCTCATCAGATCAGTTCTCCTGATTTTAAAGGTACAGGAATGAAGATGGAAGCACCGTTTGTAAATGAACACGGTGTCGTAATCGGAGATAGCTTTTACGATTCGTCCAATTCACCACTCAACAACTGGAGCACAGACACAGATCCAGAGGTGATGGCAGGTGAAGAGTGGGTGCATCCTACCAATGATATCGGCTGGAACACGAACATGAACCGGGACTTGATCGAAAAGAAAGCACCGCCAAAAGAAGGGATGCTTCACCATCCTACGAAAGATTCGAGCTACGGAAAAGATTAA
- the pruA gene encoding L-glutamate gamma-semialdehyde dehydrogenase codes for MTREYRHEPFMDFSVPANKEAYEAGLKLINSKLGTEFPLVIGSEKITTDEKIVSINPANKEEVIGSVSKATQDHAEQAMQAALTAFESWKKWDPEHRANILFRAAAIIRRRKYEFSAMLTKEAGKPWKEADADTAEAIDFLEYYARQAIKLKAGQPVVSRDGEINKFNYIPLGVGIVISPFNFPFAIMAGTAAAAFVSGNTVLLKPANSTPVIAAMFVQVMEEAGLPAGVLNFVPGSGAEIGDYLVDHPKTRFVSFTGSREVGCRIYERAAKVHPGQIWLKRVIAEMGGKDTVVVDRDADLELAASSIVYSAFGFSGQKCSAGSRAVIHQDVYDEVLEKAVALTKTLTMGSPEEVGTYMGPVIDQASFNKIMKYIEIGKEEGRLMTGGEGDDSKGYFIQPTIFADVDEKARLMQEEIFGPVVAVCKARDFDHMMEIANNTDYGLTGALLSNNREHIERAREEFHVGNFYINRGCTGAIVGYQPFGGFNMSGTDSKAGGPDYLTLHMQAKTTSETL; via the coding sequence ATGACACGTGAATACCGTCATGAACCATTTATGGATTTTTCAGTTCCTGCAAACAAGGAAGCTTATGAAGCAGGCTTGAAGCTTATTAACTCAAAGCTTGGTACAGAGTTTCCACTTGTTATCGGCAGTGAAAAAATCACGACAGATGAGAAGATTGTTTCTATAAATCCAGCTAACAAAGAAGAAGTGATTGGATCTGTTTCTAAAGCGACTCAAGATCATGCTGAGCAAGCGATGCAAGCTGCATTAACAGCTTTCGAATCTTGGAAAAAGTGGGATCCTGAGCACCGCGCGAACATCTTGTTCCGTGCAGCAGCGATCATCCGCCGCCGTAAATATGAATTCTCCGCTATGCTTACAAAAGAAGCAGGTAAGCCATGGAAAGAAGCAGACGCTGACACAGCTGAAGCTATCGACTTTTTAGAATACTATGCACGTCAAGCGATCAAACTTAAAGCTGGACAACCAGTAGTAAGCCGCGATGGCGAAATCAATAAATTTAACTATATTCCACTTGGAGTAGGTATCGTTATCTCTCCATTCAACTTCCCGTTTGCGATCATGGCAGGTACTGCAGCAGCTGCGTTCGTTTCTGGTAACACAGTATTGTTGAAGCCAGCGAACTCAACTCCGGTTATTGCAGCGATGTTCGTTCAAGTGATGGAAGAAGCAGGACTTCCTGCAGGTGTACTTAACTTTGTTCCTGGAAGCGGAGCAGAGATCGGTGATTACCTAGTAGACCACCCGAAAACGCGTTTTGTATCATTCACAGGTTCTCGTGAAGTTGGTTGCCGTATCTATGAGCGCGCAGCAAAAGTACACCCTGGCCAAATCTGGTTGAAGCGTGTAATTGCTGAAATGGGCGGAAAAGACACAGTTGTTGTTGACCGTGACGCTGATCTTGAATTAGCAGCTAGCTCAATCGTTTACTCTGCATTCGGATTCTCTGGACAAAAATGTTCTGCTGGATCTCGTGCCGTTATCCACCAAGACGTGTATGACGAAGTTTTAGAAAAAGCTGTAGCTCTTACTAAGACTCTAACAATGGGCAGCCCAGAAGAAGTTGGCACATACATGGGGCCGGTAATCGATCAAGCTTCTTTCAACAAAATCATGAAGTACATTGAAATCGGTAAAGAAGAAGGCCGTCTGATGACCGGTGGAGAAGGCGACGACTCTAAAGGTTACTTCATCCAGCCAACGATCTTTGCTGACGTTGATGAAAAAGCTCGCTTGATGCAAGAAGAAATCTTTGGACCAGTTGTAGCTGTGTGTAAAGCGCGTGACTTCGATCACATGATGGAAATCGCAAACAACACAGATTACGGTCTTACAGGTGCACTTCTTTCAAACAACCGTGAGCACATCGAGCGCGCGCGTGAAGAGTTCCACGTAGGTAACTTCTACATTAACCGTGGATGTACAGGTGCAATCGTTGGATACCAGCCATTTGGCGGATTCAACATGTCTGGAACTGACTCAAAAGCTGGTGGCCCAGACTACCTAACACTTCACATGCAAGCAAAAACAACTTCAGAAACACTTTAA
- a CDS encoding CamS family sex pheromone protein, which yields MMKRVGLLFLSTLLLLTGCWGGDELEKEEKIVQEKGKKDEKAIITGEINTGEKYYRSIFPFEPGGARGVIRYGVDNRLDINEFEMGLMRIAQDTFSTDKYFFQEGQYLNEPTVTNWLKRADEEPGKSKSKLDQTGLNPKLGVKVDEGDPGYKDKMLEANKNNPKYLSYVLEHNYLVQSGDGKVKLGGVVVGLSFNSTYYYDVNQQGLIYPGEVKLEREKVKQEAQKIAGQVASRLRTDPKLKDVPIVFALYQEEERDSVTPGNFFASGVVKKGSSSVSSWEDVDEDYVLFPSDAASKKKRSDYEKFTTFKSKVQEYFPNYIGVIGKGYYKDGNLERMTLEIPVQFRGKAEIISFTQFVATSALGELPNVPVEVYIGSAVDQPEALIVKDETTQEEPFVHIYRK from the coding sequence ATGATGAAACGGGTTGGGCTCCTTTTCTTAAGTACTTTACTGCTTTTGACCGGCTGCTGGGGTGGCGATGAGCTGGAAAAAGAAGAAAAGATCGTGCAAGAAAAGGGCAAAAAAGATGAGAAAGCGATTATAACAGGGGAAATTAACACTGGTGAAAAGTACTATCGAAGTATTTTTCCGTTCGAACCAGGTGGTGCTCGTGGTGTAATTCGTTATGGCGTTGATAACCGGCTTGATATCAACGAGTTTGAGATGGGCTTGATGCGCATCGCTCAAGACACATTCAGTACAGACAAGTACTTTTTCCAAGAAGGACAATATCTCAATGAGCCAACAGTAACGAATTGGCTGAAGAGAGCAGATGAAGAGCCTGGAAAAAGCAAGAGCAAGCTAGACCAAACAGGATTGAATCCTAAGCTAGGTGTAAAAGTAGACGAAGGTGACCCAGGCTACAAAGATAAGATGCTAGAAGCAAACAAGAACAACCCTAAATATCTTTCGTATGTTCTTGAGCATAACTACCTCGTTCAGAGCGGTGATGGAAAAGTAAAGCTTGGCGGTGTGGTAGTCGGGTTATCCTTTAACTCCACGTACTACTATGACGTTAACCAACAAGGCTTGATCTATCCTGGTGAAGTTAAGCTTGAGCGTGAAAAAGTGAAACAAGAAGCACAGAAAATAGCTGGACAAGTGGCAAGCCGTTTGCGCACAGATCCAAAGCTTAAAGATGTGCCGATCGTATTTGCTCTATATCAAGAAGAAGAACGTGATTCTGTAACACCTGGAAACTTCTTTGCTTCAGGCGTTGTGAAAAAAGGAAGCAGCTCAGTAAGTTCATGGGAAGACGTAGATGAAGATTATGTGCTGTTCCCATCTGACGCAGCTTCAAAAAAGAAGCGAAGTGACTACGAAAAGTTCACCACTTTTAAATCAAAGGTTCAGGAGTATTTTCCTAACTATATCGGCGTAATCGGGAAAGGCTACTATAAAGACGGTAACCTAGAGCGTATGACGCTAGAGATTCCTGTTCAGTTCCGCGGTAAAGCAGAGATCATCTCCTTTACCCAGTTCGTGGCGACGTCTGCACTAGGCGAGCTGCCGAATGTGCCAGTAGAAGTATATATCGGTTCAGCTGTCGATCAGCCAGAGGCGCTCATCGTAAAGGACGAAACAACGCAAGAAGAACCGTTTGTGCATATTTATCGTAAATAA
- the ligA gene encoding NAD-dependent DNA ligase LigA, producing the protein MNEEQAKERILELREMLEKYNYEYHVLDKPSVPDAEYDQLMKELIELENNHPELHDEHSPTSRVGGAVLDFFEKVEHTVPMLSLGNAFNDQDLRDFDRRVRDGVGSNVSYVAELKIDGLAVSLTYQDGRFVRGATRGDGTIGEDITNNLKTIRSIPFKLKEDVMLEVRGEAFMPKKSFQKLNAHREEEGQELFANPRNAAAGSLRQLDPKIAASRNLDIFLYGVGKLEGHSVDSHDESLTYLNHLGFKTNPEWKKCANIEEVIEYVNSWQEKRPDLPYEIDGIVIKVNSLYQQEELGFTAKNPRWAIAYKFPAEEVVTKLEGIELNVGRTGVVTPTALLQPVLVAGTTVKRASLHNEDLIREKDIKLGDYVVVKKAGDIIPEVVNVITERRTGDEIDFNMPTECPECDSKLERLDGEVALRCLNPQCPAQIREGFIHFVSRNAMNIDGLGEKVVAQLFKEKLIQNFADLFKLEREKLLELERMGEKSVDNLLAAIEKSKENSLERLLFGLGIRHVGAKAAKTIAQRFESMDGLMSASKEELLAVEEIGEKMADSILLYFSKPEVHELVAELKTLGMNMEYKGPKLVKVEDLDTPFAGKTVVLTGKLSILTRNDAKEKLERLGAKVTGSVSKNTDMLIAGEDAGSKLDKAKTLGIEIWDEQKLVDELNK; encoded by the coding sequence TTGAACGAAGAACAAGCCAAGGAGCGCATCCTGGAACTCCGGGAAATGCTAGAAAAATATAATTATGAATATCATGTACTAGACAAGCCGTCTGTACCTGATGCTGAATATGATCAGCTTATGAAAGAGCTGATCGAGCTTGAAAACAATCATCCAGAACTTCATGACGAGCACTCGCCTACCTCACGTGTAGGCGGTGCTGTTTTGGACTTTTTTGAAAAAGTAGAACATACCGTACCGATGCTGAGCCTCGGCAATGCCTTCAACGATCAAGATCTGCGAGATTTTGACCGCCGTGTAAGAGATGGTGTAGGTTCGAACGTATCGTATGTTGCCGAACTCAAGATCGACGGACTAGCCGTATCCCTCACGTATCAAGATGGTCGTTTTGTTCGTGGAGCTACACGCGGTGACGGCACAATCGGTGAGGATATCACGAATAATTTAAAAACGATCCGTTCTATTCCATTTAAGTTAAAAGAAGATGTGATGCTTGAAGTACGAGGCGAGGCGTTCATGCCGAAGAAATCCTTCCAAAAGCTGAATGCACATCGAGAAGAAGAAGGACAAGAGCTTTTTGCGAATCCACGGAACGCAGCAGCGGGTTCTCTTCGTCAGCTTGATCCAAAGATTGCAGCGAGCCGTAATCTCGATATTTTTCTTTATGGTGTAGGAAAGCTTGAAGGTCATTCGGTCGATTCGCACGACGAAAGCTTAACATACTTAAACCACTTAGGTTTTAAAACGAATCCAGAATGGAAAAAGTGCGCGAACATCGAAGAAGTCATCGAATATGTGAATAGCTGGCAGGAGAAGCGACCAGACCTTCCGTATGAAATCGATGGAATCGTAATCAAAGTGAACTCTCTGTATCAGCAAGAGGAGCTAGGATTCACGGCGAAGAACCCGCGTTGGGCGATCGCGTATAAGTTCCCAGCTGAAGAAGTGGTAACAAAGCTTGAAGGCATCGAGTTGAACGTAGGACGTACAGGTGTCGTGACTCCCACTGCACTGCTGCAGCCTGTTTTAGTAGCGGGAACGACGGTAAAGCGTGCTTCTTTACATAATGAAGACTTGATCCGTGAAAAAGATATCAAGCTCGGTGATTATGTGGTTGTTAAAAAAGCCGGTGACATCATCCCTGAAGTCGTGAATGTGATCACAGAGCGCCGTACTGGTGATGAGATCGATTTTAATATGCCAACAGAGTGCCCAGAGTGCGACAGCAAGCTAGAGCGTTTAGACGGGGAAGTGGCGTTAAGGTGCTTGAACCCGCAATGCCCGGCACAGATTCGAGAAGGATTCATTCACTTCGTATCCCGAAACGCCATGAACATTGATGGGCTTGGTGAAAAAGTAGTCGCACAGCTATTTAAGGAAAAATTAATTCAAAACTTTGCCGATTTGTTTAAGCTAGAGCGCGAGAAACTGTTAGAATTAGAGCGTATGGGTGAGAAGTCGGTAGATAATTTGCTTGCAGCGATTGAAAAGTCGAAAGAAAATTCATTAGAGCGCCTTCTATTTGGGCTTGGCATTCGTCACGTTGGAGCGAAAGCGGCAAAGACGATCGCACAGCGTTTTGAATCGATGGATGGTTTGATGAGTGCTTCTAAAGAGGAACTCTTAGCTGTTGAAGAGATCGGTGAAAAGATGGCTGACTCTATCCTTCTTTATTTTTCGAAGCCAGAAGTGCACGAGCTCGTAGCAGAGCTAAAAACGTTAGGTATGAACATGGAATACAAAGGTCCGAAGCTTGTAAAGGTTGAAGATCTGGATACACCTTTTGCAGGAAAAACGGTGGTGTTAACAGGTAAACTGTCGATTCTGACTCGTAATGATGCAAAAGAAAAATTGGAGCGCCTAGGAGCGAAAGTGACTGGAAGCGTGAGTAAGAATACAGATATGCTGATCGCAGGAGAAGATGCTGGATCTAAGCTTGATAAAGCGAAGACGCTGGGTATTGAAATCTGGGATGAGCAAAAATTGGTGGACGAGCTTAACAAATAA